The Akkermansia sp. RCC_12PD genome contains the following window.
CCTGCTCCGTTCGGTCCCAGCAGCCCCACGATTTCCCCGTGGCCCACGTTCAGGCTGACCTGGTCCACGACGGTCCGGGTCTTGTAGGTTTTGCAGATTCCTTCGGCGTTCAGCAGATAGTGGGAGGAAGAGTCGGTCACGGCTTGCGGGCGGTTTTTTGTTGTTTCCGTTCGGAGAGCTGCTTGTCCAGATCCCGGAAGGAGGATTTGCCTCCCTTTGGAATGTAAACATTTCCATTCCCGTAAACGCGGATGAAGCCGTCCCTGGCGTCGCTCTTGAAGAAGGAACCGCCGCGGGAAAGGGAGGGATAGTTGCCCGCAAGAATGATTTCCCCGGTATTGGCATCGTAAGTGGCCTTTTCCGCTTTTGCCGTGCAGAGGTTTCCGTCTTTATCCGTATAACGCAGCACTACGTTGCCGGAGGCCGTGACTTTTTTGATGGAATTGAAATCGAAGTTGCCGTCATTGGGCAGCACGGGCCCGGATTTGTCAATTTCCTTTCCTTCTTCCTTCTTGCGGTCGGAAGGCTTTTTCTTGCCCTTCTTTTCTACATACTGCATATAGATTTTCAAAGGGCCAGTGCAGTCCAGGGAAAATTCCGGATTGCGAACATGCACGTTTTTCATGTACACCAGCACCCCCTCTTTCATGTCAAAATACAGGCCGTCATCGTACGTTATTTCCGTGGGGGTCTCCTTGTCGGTTTTCTCCATCCCGGAATCGGCGGGTGCGGCCGTGACTTCCGCGGGGGTGGCATGAATAGAGACATTGTATTTCTGCCGGAATCCGTTGATTTGTTCGTCCACTTCCGCGTCCTGGGCATTGGAGACGGAAAGGGCTTTCTCTCCGTCTTCCGTCAGGGGGGCGGAAGGGATGGGGGCCAGGTCTTTTTCCCTTTGAGCCGTTTCTTCCGCAGTCAGGGGACGCACGATGTCTGCCGGGGGCTGGAAGGCGGGTTCGAGCATGGGGTCCAGCTCCTGGGGCAACGGCTGAACGATGTGAGACGGAATGTCGGATGCGCCGGAGGCAAGGCCTCCGGCCAAAGCCAGCAGGGTGAGAATTCGGATCATGGTAAGGTGACGTTACTTATTGAGATTTTTTACGTGAAGGATGGTCTTGCCGGGACCCAGCAGGATACCCCGTCTGGTTTCCGTATCCAGATAAAGCCCTGCGCCCGTGGCGGAGAAATTCTCATCCCGGATGGTGGTTTTCGCGTGTGAGACAACCAGTTTCCTGTCCAGGAAGTAGGAGGCGTCACCGGAAAACAGGTGTGTAACCTGGCTGTTTTTCCCATACAGGTAGATGTTCAGGGTTTTTCCCGCGGCTTGCTGGGGAGCGACCATCGTCATGCTGGAGGCGGTCAGCAGCAGGGAAAGACGCGGCCCTTCGTATTCGGTCATGCTGATTTTGGTCAGCGTACTGCCCACGGGGAGAAGTTCCAGCATGGGCATTTTCTTATCCACCCCGGCTAGTGGAGTTTCTGCCGGCAGGGCCGTGTCTGCGGAGACCGTCATGCAGAACATGAAGGACGCCAGCGCACATGTGGATAATGGTTTCAGCATGAACGGACTGCCTGATGAATGGCCTGGAGGCGTTTCAGCACGCCTTCAAGCAGGTGGAGGGGAATCTGGTTGGGACCGTCGGAAAGCGCCTTGGACGGGTTCTTGTGCACTTCCATGAACACGCCGTCAACGCTGCCTGTTGCCATGGCGGCAGAAGCCAGAACGGGAGCCAGCTCGCTGTCTCCGCCCGTTGTCCCGCCCAGACCGCCGGGACGCTGGACGGCGTGCGTGGCGTCAAACACCACGGGAAAACCTTCCTGCTTCATCCAGTACAGGGAGCGCATGTCCACGACCAGGTTATTGTAGCCGAAGGTGGTGCCGCGTTCGCACATCATGAACCTGTCGCAGCCGAAAGCTCTCATCTTTTCCGCGATATTTACCGTATCCCAGGGGGCCAGAAACTGGCCTTTCTTAATGTTCACGGCGCGTCCGCTTTTGGCGCACGCCTCCAGCAGGTCCGTCTGGCGGCACAGGAAGGCGGGAATCTGGAGCAAATCCACGTATTCGGCGGCTGTCTCCGCTTCCTGTGTGGTGTGAACGTCCGTGACGATGGGGAGATCCAGCTCTTTTCCTATTTCCGCCAGGATGCGGCAGCCTTCCTTCACGCCCGGTCCGCGGAAGGAGGTGACGGAGGTGCGGTTGGCCTTGTCGTAGGATGCCTTGAAAATCAGCGGCACGGCCATCTTTTCAGCGATGGACTTGATAGAGCGGGCCATTTCCCAGACAAAGGATTCGCATTCCAGGGAGCAGGGGCCCAGAAGGTAGAACGGCCGGGGGCCGCCGATTTCAACGGATTGAATATAAAACGACATAAGACGGAAACCTGTATGTCCCTCTATCATGACTGTTCCGGCCTCTCCGGTCAAGCCGCTATCCTGCCTCCGGCGGGAGATTCGGCCTCCGGGGGCCGTCCCGTCCGGAGTATTTTTTGAAGGAGTGCGTAATTCCATGACGGCGT
Protein-coding sequences here:
- the kdsA gene encoding 3-deoxy-8-phosphooctulonate synthase; translated protein: MSFYIQSVEIGGPRPFYLLGPCSLECESFVWEMARSIKSIAEKMAVPLIFKASYDKANRTSVTSFRGPGVKEGCRILAEIGKELDLPIVTDVHTTQEAETAAEYVDLLQIPAFLCRQTDLLEACAKSGRAVNIKKGQFLAPWDTVNIAEKMRAFGCDRFMMCERGTTFGYNNLVVDMRSLYWMKQEGFPVVFDATHAVQRPGGLGGTTGGDSELAPVLASAAMATGSVDGVFMEVHKNPSKALSDGPNQIPLHLLEGVLKRLQAIHQAVRSC